Proteins from a single region of Halorubrum sp. 2020YC2:
- the eno gene encoding phosphopyruvate hydratase, whose amino-acid sequence MTRITSVSLRRVLDSRGNPTVEADVLTESGGFGRGAAPSGASTGEYEAIELPASESIAKAREHAVPRLEGVYAGDQRAVDNALRAADGTDDFSAIGANSAVAISMAAAKAAADVLGAPLYQHLGGAFRGENFPVPLGNVVGGGEHAKEATHIQEFLAAPVGAPSVSEAVFANAAVHAAVADVLDERGVPAAKGDEGAWAPPISDADAFEVVDEAVDRVSEEVGFEIRFGLDMAAAELYDDDAEAYVYGDETKSADEQIEYVAGLVDEYDLAYVEDPLDENDYEAFAELTDRVGDRTLICGDDLFVTNVERLEDGIDAGAANSILIKPNQIGTLSDAFDAVELAARNGYETVISHRSGETEDTTIAHLAVATDAGYIKTGTVGGERTAKLNELVRIADDAV is encoded by the coding sequence ATGACCCGAATCACGAGCGTTTCGCTACGACGCGTGCTCGACTCGCGCGGAAACCCCACCGTTGAGGCCGACGTGCTCACCGAGTCCGGCGGCTTCGGCCGCGGCGCGGCCCCAAGCGGGGCCTCGACGGGCGAGTACGAGGCGATCGAACTGCCCGCCAGCGAGTCCATCGCGAAGGCCCGCGAACACGCGGTGCCGCGCCTCGAAGGCGTCTACGCGGGCGACCAGCGCGCGGTCGACAACGCCTTACGCGCCGCCGACGGGACGGACGACTTCTCCGCCATCGGCGCCAACAGCGCGGTCGCCATCTCGATGGCGGCGGCGAAGGCGGCCGCCGACGTGCTGGGCGCGCCGCTGTACCAGCACCTCGGCGGCGCGTTCCGCGGCGAGAACTTCCCCGTTCCGCTCGGCAACGTCGTCGGCGGCGGGGAGCACGCCAAGGAGGCGACCCACATCCAGGAGTTCCTCGCGGCGCCCGTGGGCGCGCCCAGCGTCTCGGAGGCCGTCTTCGCGAACGCCGCGGTCCACGCGGCGGTCGCGGACGTGCTCGACGAGCGCGGCGTGCCCGCGGCGAAGGGCGACGAGGGCGCGTGGGCGCCCCCCATCTCGGACGCGGACGCGTTCGAGGTCGTCGACGAGGCGGTCGACCGCGTCTCCGAGGAGGTCGGGTTCGAGATCCGCTTCGGCCTCGACATGGCGGCCGCGGAGCTGTACGACGACGACGCCGAGGCGTACGTGTACGGCGACGAGACGAAGTCGGCCGACGAACAGATCGAGTACGTCGCCGGGCTCGTCGACGAGTACGACCTCGCGTACGTCGAGGACCCGCTCGACGAGAACGACTACGAGGCGTTCGCGGAGCTGACCGACCGGGTGGGCGACCGGACGCTGATCTGCGGCGACGACCTGTTCGTCACCAACGTCGAGCGGCTCGAAGACGGAATCGACGCGGGCGCGGCCAACAGCATCCTGATCAAGCCGAACCAGATCGGGACGCTGTCGGACGCGTTCGACGCGGTCGAACTCGCCGCTCGCAACGGGTACGAGACTGTCATCTCCCACCGTTCGGGCGAGACCGAGGACACGACCATCGCACACCTCGCCGTGGCGACCGACGCCGGCTACATCAAGACCGGCACGGTCGGCGGCGAGCGAACGGCCAAGCTGAACGAACTGGTCCGCATCGCGGACGACGCGGTATGA
- a CDS encoding 30S ribosomal protein S11 yields MSESEDGKWGIAHVYASFNNTLITVTDETGAETIAKSSGGTVVKQNRDEASPYAAMQMAEVVAERVKDAGLEGVHVRVRGPGGNLNKSTGPGAQATIRALSRAGVEIGRIEDVTPIPHDGTKAPKNKRV; encoded by the coding sequence ATGAGTGAATCCGAGGACGGAAAGTGGGGCATCGCCCACGTGTACGCGTCGTTCAACAACACGCTCATCACGGTCACCGACGAGACGGGCGCCGAGACGATCGCCAAGTCGTCCGGCGGCACCGTGGTGAAGCAGAACCGCGACGAGGCGTCGCCGTACGCCGCCATGCAGATGGCGGAGGTCGTCGCCGAGCGCGTCAAGGACGCCGGCTTGGAGGGCGTGCACGTTCGCGTGCGCGGTCCCGGCGGCAACCTCAACAAGTCCACCGGTCCCGGTGCGCAGGCGACGATCCGCGCGCTCTCACGCGCGGGCGTCGAGATCGGCCGGATCGAGGACGTCACGCCCATCCCGCACGACGGGACGAAGGCGCCGAAGAACAAGCGAGTCTGA
- a CDS encoding DNA-directed RNA polymerase subunit K codes for MSEQRYNRYEKARILGARALQVSYGAPVLIETDQTEPILVAAEEYDAGVLPFTVRRDN; via the coding sequence ATGTCAGAACAGCGATACAACCGATACGAGAAGGCACGAATCCTCGGCGCGCGAGCGCTGCAGGTGTCCTACGGGGCGCCCGTGCTGATCGAGACGGACCAGACGGAGCCGATCCTCGTCGCCGCGGAGGAGTACGATGCGGGCGTGCTCCCGTTCACGGTCCGGAGGGACAACTAA
- a CDS encoding 30S ribosomal protein S9, translating to MVTNTSGKKKTAVARATVREGEGRVRINSQPVELVEPEQARLKMLEPFRIAGEELRDGVDIDIDVEGGGFSGQADATRTAIARGLVQHLGDAELRDAYMNFDRTLLVNDVRQSEPKKWGGPGARARYQKSYR from the coding sequence ATGGTAACGAACACCTCAGGCAAGAAGAAGACGGCCGTCGCCCGCGCCACCGTGCGCGAGGGCGAGGGCCGCGTGCGCATCAACTCCCAGCCAGTCGAGCTGGTCGAACCGGAGCAGGCGCGGCTCAAGATGCTGGAGCCGTTCCGCATCGCGGGCGAGGAGCTCCGCGACGGCGTCGACATCGACATCGACGTCGAGGGCGGCGGCTTCAGCGGGCAGGCGGACGCGACGCGGACCGCCATCGCGCGCGGTCTCGTCCAGCACCTCGGTGACGCCGAGCTGCGGGACGCGTACATGAACTTCGACCGCACCCTGCTGGTCAACGACGTGCGCCAGTCCGAACCCAAGAAGTGGGGCGGACCCGGCGCGCGCGCTCGCTACCAGAAGTCCTACCGCTGA
- a CDS encoding 50S ribosomal protein L18e translates to MSSKTNPKLQNLIADLKSVSRDSGANVWQDVADRLEKPRRTHAEVNLGRIERYAQEDETVVVPGKVLGSGVLETNVTVAAVDFSGTARTKIDQAGEAVTLEQYVEQNPEGSNVRVIR, encoded by the coding sequence ATGAGTAGCAAGACGAACCCGAAACTACAGAACCTCATTGCCGATCTGAAGTCGGTCTCGCGCGACTCCGGTGCCAACGTGTGGCAGGATGTCGCTGACCGACTGGAGAAGCCACGGCGCACGCACGCTGAGGTCAACCTGGGCCGTATCGAACGATACGCGCAGGAAGACGAGACGGTCGTCGTCCCCGGCAAGGTGCTGGGCAGCGGTGTGCTCGAAACGAACGTCACCGTCGCCGCCGTCGACTTCTCCGGGACCGCCCGGACGAAGATCGACCAGGCCGGCGAAGCGGTGACGCTTGAACAGTACGTCGAACAGAACCCCGAAGGAAGCAACGTGCGGGTGATCCGATGA
- a CDS encoding 50S ribosomal protein L13: protein MSLAKIDADVVVDARDCILGRVSSEVAQRALAGETVAVVNAERAVITGNEEATMETYHKRAELGSDSGPYYPKRPDRIFKRAIRGMLPYKSEDGREAFSNVRVYVGNPYERDEDVESVVLDGTSLDRLSNIKFTTLGSISESLGANVTW, encoded by the coding sequence ATGAGCCTCGCGAAGATAGACGCGGACGTCGTCGTCGACGCCCGCGACTGTATCCTCGGTCGCGTCTCCTCTGAGGTCGCACAGCGCGCCCTCGCCGGGGAGACCGTCGCCGTCGTCAACGCCGAGCGCGCCGTCATCACCGGCAACGAGGAGGCGACGATGGAGACGTACCACAAGCGCGCGGAGCTCGGCTCGGACAGCGGGCCGTACTACCCCAAGCGCCCCGATCGAATCTTCAAGCGCGCCATCCGCGGCATGCTGCCGTACAAGTCGGAGGACGGCCGCGAGGCGTTCTCGAACGTGCGCGTGTACGTCGGGAACCCCTACGAGCGCGACGAGGACGTCGAGAGCGTCGTCCTCGACGGCACCTCGCTCGACCGCCTCTCGAACATCAAATTCACCACGCTCGGGTCGATCTCCGAGTCTCTGGGAGCCAACGTCACATGGTAA
- a CDS encoding DNA-directed RNA polymerase subunit D translates to MTEDEFDVQYVERDERSARVLIRGLTPAFANGIRRAMIADVPTFSIDTVRFVENSSVMFDEMIGLRLGLIPLTTPLDDFEVGDEVTLALDVEGPATAYSGDIESSDPLVEVADDNVPIIELKEGQRLEFEADAVLDTGKEHAKHQGGVSVGYRHLQRVSVEGDRGEFDDDEPNILRGVIETPDGEIELTDDFDNDLSERFPGKEVAVEDVPGAFVFHIETDGSFDVEELLLRAIDSIEERADELQTKVAV, encoded by the coding sequence ATGACCGAAGACGAATTCGACGTCCAGTACGTCGAACGGGACGAACGCAGCGCGCGGGTGCTGATCCGCGGGCTCACGCCGGCGTTCGCCAACGGCATCCGCCGGGCGATGATCGCCGACGTCCCGACGTTCTCGATCGACACCGTTCGGTTCGTCGAGAACTCCTCGGTCATGTTCGACGAGATGATCGGACTGCGTCTGGGGCTCATCCCCCTGACGACGCCGCTCGACGACTTCGAGGTCGGCGACGAGGTCACCCTCGCGCTCGACGTCGAGGGACCGGCGACGGCCTACTCCGGCGACATCGAGAGCAGCGATCCGCTCGTCGAGGTCGCGGACGACAACGTCCCGATCATCGAACTGAAGGAGGGACAGCGGTTGGAGTTCGAGGCCGACGCGGTCCTCGACACCGGCAAGGAGCACGCCAAACACCAGGGCGGCGTCTCCGTCGGCTACCGCCACCTCCAGCGCGTCTCGGTCGAGGGCGACCGCGGCGAGTTCGACGACGACGAGCCGAACATCCTCCGCGGGGTCATCGAGACGCCGGACGGAGAGATCGAACTCACCGACGACTTCGACAACGACCTCTCGGAGCGGTTCCCCGGGAAGGAGGTCGCGGTCGAGGACGTGCCGGGCGCGTTCGTCTTCCACATCGAGACGGACGGCTCGTTCGACGTCGAGGAACTGCTGCTCCGCGCCATCGACTCCATCGAGGAGCGCGCGGACGAACTACAGACGAAAGTCGCAGTATAA
- a CDS encoding DNA-directed RNA polymerase subunit N, whose amino-acid sequence MMIPVRCFTCGNVVGEHWEEFKERAREGDEDPGEVLDDLGVDRHCCRRMLVSHRDLVDVVSPYQ is encoded by the coding sequence ATGATGATCCCCGTCCGGTGTTTCACGTGCGGCAACGTCGTGGGTGAACACTGGGAGGAGTTCAAAGAGCGGGCTCGCGAGGGCGACGAGGACCCCGGCGAGGTGCTTGACGACCTCGGGGTCGACCGGCACTGCTGCCGGCGCATGCTGGTGAGCCACCGCGACCTCGTCGACGTCGTCTCGCCGTACCAGTAA